From a single Streptomyces sp. 1331.2 genomic region:
- a CDS encoding GGDEF domain-containing protein has translation MEAESEPYVRLATLRTLHRVVADLNAARSLAGTLQAVVEGAVHGLGFDAAAVSLVRPDGDLVVAAVWELEESPMGGPSVLLGQVGSRESWDRLLGVSDHWGTLRFLPYDRGWAVASDIPRWIGDGALPVYANDWHPADGLLAPMYSAGGDLLGVLSVDRPRSGKRPGAWTREALEMFSLQASIAIGNARLRAEMQRALARLEKEQQALRASEESFRQAFEYAPSGMAITELHGAGRGQLTRVNDALCRLLGRPRAVLRQQSFADLVHPEDRALLERTSAESGRAELRLSRRDGGYQWVCLRNSIVADAAEGPSFLLTHVEDIEDRKRHEFQLAHRASHDALTGLPNGAELKARLARRLCAQPQPVGAAAVPAEAAYPPPYGYPGDSYSAHTAHDALEGADPYAGPVHGYGLPEGGLPPGLGPGYGEHVHAVVPADHGPGGEAWSAPFRSGGAAAAEKGLAVLFCDLDGFKSINDRFGHNAGDAVLVEVARRLSQAVRDGDTVARLGGDEFVVLADGIGREEAKDLAHRLRNAIIPPMRIDGRAMRVGVSLGIGWAGCGMSIEEVLHTADERMYDEKRARGGAVRGARGERSHRRAG, from the coding sequence ATGGAAGCCGAGTCGGAGCCGTACGTCCGTCTCGCGACCCTCCGCACCTTGCACCGGGTCGTGGCGGACCTCAACGCTGCCCGCAGCCTCGCGGGCACGCTGCAGGCCGTCGTCGAGGGCGCGGTGCACGGGCTCGGCTTCGACGCCGCCGCGGTCAGCCTGGTCCGGCCGGACGGCGACCTCGTGGTGGCGGCCGTCTGGGAACTGGAGGAGAGCCCGATGGGCGGGCCCTCCGTCCTGCTCGGGCAGGTCGGCTCCCGGGAGTCCTGGGACCGGCTGCTCGGCGTCAGCGACCACTGGGGCACCCTGCGCTTCCTGCCGTACGACCGCGGCTGGGCCGTCGCCAGCGACATCCCGCGCTGGATCGGGGACGGCGCGCTGCCCGTGTACGCCAACGACTGGCACCCCGCCGACGGGCTGCTCGCGCCGATGTACAGCGCCGGCGGCGACCTGCTCGGGGTGCTCTCGGTGGATCGCCCGCGCAGCGGCAAACGACCCGGGGCCTGGACCCGCGAAGCGCTGGAGATGTTCTCCCTGCAGGCCTCGATCGCGATCGGCAACGCCCGGCTGCGGGCCGAGATGCAGCGCGCGCTGGCCCGCCTGGAGAAGGAGCAACAGGCGCTGCGGGCCAGCGAGGAAAGCTTCCGCCAGGCCTTCGAGTACGCCCCCAGCGGGATGGCCATCACCGAACTGCACGGCGCCGGGCGCGGCCAGTTGACCAGGGTCAACGACGCGCTGTGTCGGTTGCTCGGCCGCCCCCGGGCGGTGCTGCGCCAGCAGAGCTTCGCCGACCTCGTCCACCCCGAGGACCGTGCCCTGCTGGAGCGCACCAGCGCCGAGAGCGGCCGGGCGGAACTGCGGCTGTCCCGGCGGGACGGCGGCTACCAGTGGGTCTGTCTGCGCAACTCGATCGTGGCGGACGCGGCCGAGGGGCCGAGCTTCCTGCTCACCCACGTCGAGGACATCGAGGACCGCAAGCGGCACGAGTTCCAGCTCGCCCACCGGGCCAGCCACGACGCCCTCACCGGCCTGCCCAACGGCGCCGAGCTGAAGGCCAGGCTGGCCCGTCGGCTCTGCGCCCAGCCGCAGCCGGTCGGCGCGGCCGCCGTGCCGGCCGAGGCGGCCTACCCGCCGCCGTACGGCTACCCGGGCGACTCCTACAGCGCCCACACCGCCCACGACGCGCTGGAGGGCGCGGACCCGTACGCCGGGCCGGTGCACGGCTACGGGCTGCCCGAGGGCGGACTGCCGCCCGGCCTCGGCCCGGGCTACGGGGAGCACGTGCACGCGGTGGTCCCGGCCGACCACGGGCCCGGCGGCGAGGCCTGGTCCGCGCCGTTCCGCTCCGGCGGCGCGGCCGCGGCGGAGAAGGGGCTCGCGGTGCTCTTCTGCGACCTGGACGGCTTCAAGTCGATCAACGACCGCTTCGGCCACAACGCGGGTGACGCGGTGCTGGTCGAGGTCGCCCGGCGGCTGAGCCAGGCCGTCCGGGACGGCGACACGGTGGCCCGGCTCGGCGGCGACGAGTTCGTGGTGCTGGCCGACGGCATCGGCCGGGAGGAGGCGAAGGACCTCGCCCACCGGCTGCGCAACGCGATCATCCCGCCGATGCGGATCGACGGGCGGGCGATGCGGGTGGGGGTCAGCCTCGGGATCGGCTGGGCCGGCTGCGGGATGAGCATCGAGGAGGTGCTGCACACCGCGGACGAGCGGATGTACGACGAGAAGCGGGCCCGGGGAGGGGCGGTGCGCGGGGCGCGGGGCGAGCGTTCGCACCGGCGGGCGGGCTGA
- a CDS encoding flavin reductase family protein has translation MRYVYPSPQPEAASQATPDEFRAALSQLAAGVSLVTVHDPEDGEDIGMTATSFLSVSLEPPLVLVSVREDSRMDEALSRVDTWAVSVLTEGQKTIGSRFAMKGRLSDRLLFADTAHHRGPRTGAPLIEGALATVECRTEQRIPAGDHTLLIGRVLEAAVPDPGGRPLLYFRGGYRALG, from the coding sequence GTGCGGTACGTGTACCCGTCACCGCAGCCCGAAGCTGCCTCCCAAGCCACGCCCGACGAGTTCCGGGCAGCACTCTCCCAGCTCGCCGCCGGCGTGAGCCTGGTGACCGTCCACGACCCGGAGGACGGCGAGGACATCGGCATGACCGCCACGTCCTTCCTCTCCGTGTCGCTGGAGCCGCCGCTGGTGCTGGTCTCGGTGCGCGAGGACTCCCGGATGGACGAGGCGCTCTCCCGGGTCGACACCTGGGCGGTCTCGGTGCTGACCGAGGGGCAGAAGACGATCGGCTCGCGGTTCGCCATGAAGGGCCGGCTCAGCGACCGGCTGCTGTTCGCCGACACCGCGCACCACCGCGGCCCGCGCACCGGCGCCCCGCTGATCGAGGGCGCCCTGGCCACCGTCGAGTGCCGCACCGAACAGCGGATACCCGCGGGCGACCACACCCTGCTGATCGGCCGCGTCCTGGAGGCCGCCGTACCCGACCCGGGCGGCCGCCCGCTGCTCTACTTCCGCGGCGGCTACCGCGCCCTGGGCTGA
- the arfB gene encoding alternative ribosome rescue aminoacyl-tRNA hydrolase ArfB, translated as MPEPIRVRGSVVVPDAELVWRFSRSSGPGGQHVNTSDSKVELRFDLAATRALPEVWRERALERLAGRLADGRVLVVHASEFRSQWRNREAAAARLSALLTEACAPPPKARRATRPSRGMVERRLFNKRHRSELKQGRQAPRGGE; from the coding sequence ATGCCTGAGCCCATCCGCGTACGGGGGTCGGTGGTCGTCCCCGACGCCGAGCTCGTCTGGCGCTTCTCCCGTTCTTCCGGCCCCGGTGGCCAGCACGTCAACACCTCGGACTCCAAGGTCGAGCTGCGGTTCGACCTGGCGGCCACCAGGGCGCTGCCCGAGGTGTGGCGCGAGCGCGCCCTGGAGCGGCTGGCCGGGCGGCTGGCGGACGGCCGGGTGCTGGTGGTCCACGCGTCGGAGTTCCGCTCGCAGTGGCGCAACCGGGAGGCGGCCGCGGCCCGGCTGTCGGCGCTGCTGACCGAGGCCTGCGCGCCGCCGCCGAAGGCCCGGCGGGCGACCCGGCCGAGCCGGGGGATGGTCGAGCGCCGGCTGTTCAACAAGCGGCACCGCTCCGAGCTGAAGCAGGGCCGCCAGGCGCCGCGGGGCGGCGAGTAG
- a CDS encoding TerD family protein, with product MPVSLSKGGNVSLTKEAPGLSAVTVGLGWDVRTTTGAEFDLDASAIVLNADGKVLSNAHFVFFNNTSTPDNTVVHTGDNRTGEGAGDDESININLSGLPAEAAKITFPVTIYDGIARGQNFGQVRNAYIRVVNAAGGAEIARYDLSEDAATETAMIFGELYRNGGEWKFRAVGQGYASGLAGIAQDFGVQL from the coding sequence ATGCCAGTGAGCCTCTCCAAGGGTGGCAACGTCTCGCTGACCAAGGAGGCCCCCGGCCTGTCCGCGGTCACCGTCGGCCTGGGCTGGGACGTCCGCACCACGACCGGCGCCGAGTTCGACCTCGACGCCAGCGCGATCGTGCTGAACGCGGACGGCAAGGTGCTGTCCAACGCCCACTTCGTCTTCTTCAACAACACCAGCACGCCGGACAACACCGTCGTGCACACCGGTGACAACCGCACCGGCGAGGGCGCGGGCGACGACGAGTCGATCAACATCAACCTGTCCGGCCTCCCGGCCGAGGCCGCCAAGATCACCTTCCCGGTCACCATCTACGACGGCATCGCCCGCGGCCAGAACTTCGGCCAGGTCCGCAACGCCTACATCCGCGTGGTGAACGCCGCCGGCGGCGCCGAGATCGCCCGCTACGACCTCTCCGAGGACGCCGCCACCGAGACCGCGATGATCTTCGGCGAGCTCTACCGCAACGGCGGCGAGTGGAAGTTCCGCGCCGTCGGCCAGGGCTACGCCTCCGGCCTGGCGGGCATCGCCCAGGACTTCGGCGTCCAGCTCTGA
- a CDS encoding DUF3180 domain-containing protein: MKLLRLRLLIGITAATTALSWAGSKLWASLDTLPAVPGAAPIVLGVVAVILLATGLSLRARLKAVRERQPGAKGVDPLLAARAVVLGQASALVSAVVTGIYAGAGIYLLGELDVSARKDQAVTAGFAVLAGAAVIAAALWVQHVCKLPENHDGPNGSGGPAASHR, encoded by the coding sequence GTGAAGCTGCTTCGCCTCCGCCTGCTGATCGGCATCACCGCCGCCACGACGGCGCTGTCCTGGGCAGGCTCCAAGCTCTGGGCCTCCCTGGACACGCTGCCGGCCGTGCCGGGCGCGGCGCCGATCGTGCTGGGGGTGGTGGCGGTGATCCTGCTGGCGACCGGGCTGTCGCTGCGGGCCCGGCTGAAGGCGGTGCGCGAGCGCCAGCCCGGCGCCAAGGGGGTCGACCCGCTGCTCGCGGCCCGGGCGGTGGTGCTGGGGCAGGCCAGTGCGCTGGTCTCGGCCGTGGTCACCGGCATCTACGCGGGCGCGGGGATCTACCTGCTGGGGGAGCTGGACGTGTCGGCCCGCAAGGATCAGGCCGTCACGGCCGGGTTCGCGGTGCTGGCGGGGGCCGCGGTGATCGCCGCGGCGCTCTGGGTCCAGCACGTCTGCAAGCTGCCGGAGAACCACGACGGCCCGAACGGCTCGGGCGGTCCGGCGGCCTCGCACCGCTGA
- the folK gene encoding 2-amino-4-hydroxy-6-hydroxymethyldihydropteridine diphosphokinase: MSTSDPTAAPNAFDLESRVDSADTTLHSQRCAVVALGSNLGNRLDTLQGAVDALADTPGLKIKAVSAVYETEAVGGPEEQPNYYNAVVVLRTSLPPRDLLERGNAIEDAFGRVRTVHWGPRTLDVDILAYEGVLSDDPQLLLPHPRSHERAFVLAPWLDAQPEAEVPGHGRVDALLGALGGADAQGVKRRDDIRLTLPE, encoded by the coding sequence ATGAGTACCAGCGACCCGACCGCCGCGCCGAACGCGTTCGACCTGGAGAGCCGGGTGGACTCCGCCGACACCACGCTGCACAGCCAGCGCTGCGCGGTCGTCGCGCTCGGCAGCAACCTGGGCAACCGGCTGGACACCCTGCAGGGCGCCGTCGACGCGCTCGCCGACACCCCGGGGCTGAAGATCAAGGCCGTCTCCGCGGTCTACGAGACCGAGGCCGTCGGCGGCCCCGAGGAACAGCCGAACTACTACAACGCGGTCGTGGTGCTGCGCACCTCGCTGCCCCCGCGGGACCTGCTGGAGCGCGGCAACGCGATCGAGGACGCCTTCGGGCGGGTGCGGACCGTCCACTGGGGTCCGCGCACCCTGGACGTCGACATCCTGGCCTACGAGGGCGTGCTCAGCGACGACCCGCAGCTGCTGCTGCCGCACCCGCGCTCGCACGAGCGGGCCTTCGTGCTCGCCCCGTGGCTGGACGCCCAGCCGGAGGCCGAGGTGCCCGGGCACGGGCGGGTCGACGCGCTGCTGGGCGCGCTCGGCGGGGCGGACGCGCAGGGCGTGAAACGCCGCGACGACATCCGGCTGACGCTGCCGGAGTAG
- the folB gene encoding dihydroneopterin aldolase, with product MDRVTLRGLRARGHHGVFERERVEGQTFVVDLVLYLDTRPAASGDDLTRTAHYGIVAEEVTAIIAGEPVDLIETLAQRIADQCLKHEAVEEVEVTVHKPDAPITVPFDDVTVTIHRGRA from the coding sequence CTGGACCGCGTCACCCTGCGGGGGCTGCGAGCCCGGGGCCACCACGGCGTCTTCGAGCGCGAGCGCGTCGAGGGCCAGACCTTCGTGGTCGACCTCGTGCTGTACCTGGACACCCGCCCCGCCGCGTCCGGAGACGACCTCACCCGCACGGCGCACTACGGCATCGTGGCCGAGGAGGTCACGGCGATCATCGCCGGGGAGCCGGTCGACCTGATCGAGACCCTGGCCCAGCGCATCGCCGACCAGTGCCTCAAGCACGAAGCGGTCGAGGAGGTCGAGGTCACCGTGCACAAGCCGGACGCCCCGATCACCGTGCCGTTCGACGACGTGACCGTGACCATCCACCGGGGCCGCGCATGA
- a CDS encoding nuclear transport factor 2 family protein, with translation MSGGTAGRAREADLEAVLAANRGLYEALERGDLEAVEDAWLGAADADDKGGVVCVHPGWPVLRGRAQVTRSYMLIMANTEYIQFFLTDVEAEVHGDVALVTCTENILSGGEAEEEGELGPLVGGKVVSTNLFRRTPAGWKLWSHHGSPVLTSGDEDDED, from the coding sequence TTGAGCGGCGGTACGGCCGGACGGGCCCGCGAGGCGGACCTGGAGGCCGTGCTCGCGGCGAACCGAGGACTCTACGAGGCGTTGGAGCGGGGCGACCTGGAGGCGGTCGAGGACGCCTGGCTCGGCGCCGCGGACGCCGACGACAAGGGCGGCGTGGTGTGCGTGCACCCCGGCTGGCCGGTGCTGCGCGGGCGGGCGCAGGTGACCCGTTCGTACATGTTGATCATGGCGAACACGGAGTACATCCAGTTCTTCCTGACCGATGTCGAGGCCGAGGTCCACGGTGATGTGGCCCTTGTCACGTGCACGGAGAACATCCTCTCCGGCGGTGAGGCGGAGGAAGAGGGCGAACTCGGACCGCTGGTCGGCGGAAAGGTGGTCTCGACGAATCTGTTCCGCCGTACCCCGGCCGGGTGGAAGCTCTGGTCGCACCACGGTTCACCCGTTCTGACCAGCGGTGACGAGGACGACGAGGACTGA
- the folP gene encoding dihydropteroate synthase, which produces MSEMPSFSLPAGLPRLERCAVMGVVNVTPDSFSDGGLWHDPAKAIAHGLALRARGADLVDVGGESTRPGSQRVPEDEELRRVIPVVRELADAGVTVSVDTMRASVAERAVEAGAAVVNDVSGGLADPAMARVVAETGAPFVVMHWRGQSADMDKLAVYGDVVRDVVAELTDRVDALLAAGVKEDQLILDPGLGFAKTAEHNWALLGRLDALTALGRPVLVAASRKRFLGTLLADPATGELRPPRERDDATAAVSVLSARAGAWAVRVHDVSGTADAVRVVAAWQRAARLGHTCPTTGKDGGVREGL; this is translated from the coding sequence ATGAGCGAAATGCCGTCCTTCTCGTTGCCGGCCGGTCTGCCGCGGCTCGAACGCTGTGCCGTGATGGGCGTGGTCAACGTCACGCCCGACTCCTTCTCGGACGGCGGGCTCTGGCACGACCCCGCCAAGGCGATCGCGCACGGGCTGGCCCTGCGGGCCCGCGGCGCGGACCTGGTCGACGTCGGGGGCGAGTCGACCCGGCCGGGCTCGCAGCGGGTGCCCGAGGACGAGGAGCTGCGCCGGGTGATCCCGGTGGTGCGCGAGCTCGCCGACGCCGGGGTGACGGTGTCGGTGGACACCATGCGCGCCTCGGTCGCCGAGCGGGCCGTCGAGGCCGGTGCCGCGGTCGTCAACGACGTCTCCGGCGGGCTCGCCGACCCGGCGATGGCCCGGGTGGTCGCCGAGACCGGCGCGCCCTTCGTGGTGATGCACTGGCGCGGGCAGTCCGCCGACATGGACAAGCTGGCCGTCTACGGTGACGTGGTGCGCGACGTGGTCGCCGAGCTGACCGACCGGGTGGACGCGCTGCTGGCGGCCGGCGTCAAGGAGGACCAGCTGATCCTCGACCCGGGGCTCGGTTTCGCCAAGACCGCCGAGCACAACTGGGCGCTGCTCGGCCGGCTGGACGCGCTCACCGCGCTCGGCCGTCCCGTCCTCGTGGCGGCTTCGCGCAAGCGGTTCCTGGGTACGCTGCTCGCCGACCCGGCAACCGGGGAACTGCGCCCGCCGCGGGAGCGCGACGACGCGACGGCCGCGGTGTCGGTGCTGTCGGCCCGGGCCGGGGCCTGGGCGGTGCGGGTGCACGACGTGTCCGGCACGGCGGACGCCGTCCGGGTGGTCGCGGCCTGGCAGCGCGCGGCGCGGCTGGGCCACACCTGCCCGACGACGGGCAAGGACGGCGGGGTGAGGGAGGGTCTGTGA
- a CDS encoding phosphatidylglycerol lysyltransferase domain-containing protein, with product MSVPVSVEPSPEQPPRRRRGLQTLRTQAAAVPRAWLPGAVGYTCLLIGLVDIASAVFPKLRHTKMHTFAGQLPGGTTSLAAVGTLMVGILLVPLAHALRRRKRRAWRAVCVLLPVGAALHIVRWHQVGPAVVSLAVFAVMLVHQREFYAKADPRTRWRAVVNLVVMGVLSVLLGLLIVSTRTKYEFGHPGLGERLQHVGYGLFGFEGPIRYTNERMSDLVAYLLGGLGLLTAFTTAYLALRPGKPKPELTAEDEEKVRALLSKHGERDSLGYFALRRDKSVLFSPTGKAAISYRVVSGVMLASGDPVGDVEAWPGAIKVFMAEAREHAWVPAVMGCSEVGGEVWTREAGLDALELGDEAIVDTATFSLAGRAMRNVRQMVKRIERNGYSCKVRRVSELTAQEKYRIADAAARWRGTDTERGFSMALGRFGDPLDDGCVVVTAHKDPEEGESGDDLKAVLHFVPWGPDGISLELMRRDRAADPGLNELLIVAALQAVPAMGIRRVSLNFAMFRSALARGERIGAGPVLRAWRGLLVFLSRWFQIESLYKFNAKFQPEWEPRFLVFPNTRDLPRIGFAAMQAEAFITLGMPRLGRKRQREGLMPVPSSGEVTEAA from the coding sequence CGAGCCCCGAGCAGCCGCCGCGCCGTCGTCGCGGCCTGCAGACGCTGCGTACCCAGGCGGCCGCCGTGCCGAGGGCCTGGCTCCCGGGCGCGGTCGGCTACACCTGCCTCCTGATCGGGCTGGTCGATATCGCCAGCGCGGTGTTCCCCAAGCTCCGGCACACCAAGATGCACACCTTCGCCGGCCAGCTGCCCGGCGGCACCACCAGCCTGGCCGCGGTCGGCACGCTGATGGTCGGGATCCTGCTGGTGCCGCTCGCGCACGCGCTGCGCCGGCGCAAGCGGCGGGCCTGGCGGGCCGTCTGCGTGCTGCTGCCGGTCGGTGCGGCGCTGCACATCGTGCGCTGGCACCAGGTCGGCCCGGCGGTCGTCTCGCTGGCCGTGTTCGCGGTGATGCTGGTGCACCAGCGCGAGTTCTACGCCAAGGCCGACCCGCGCACCCGCTGGCGCGCGGTGGTCAACCTGGTCGTCATGGGCGTCCTCAGCGTGCTGCTCGGCCTGCTGATTGTGAGCACCCGCACCAAGTACGAGTTCGGCCACCCGGGCCTGGGCGAGCGCCTGCAGCACGTCGGGTACGGGCTGTTCGGCTTCGAGGGCCCGATCCGCTACACCAACGAGCGGATGTCCGACCTGGTCGCCTACCTGCTCGGCGGGCTGGGCCTGCTGACCGCCTTCACCACCGCCTACCTGGCGCTGCGCCCGGGCAAGCCCAAGCCCGAGCTCACCGCGGAGGACGAGGAGAAGGTCCGCGCCCTGCTGAGCAAGCACGGCGAGCGCGACTCGCTCGGCTACTTCGCGCTGCGCCGCGACAAGAGCGTGCTGTTCTCGCCCACCGGGAAGGCCGCGATCTCCTACCGGGTGGTCTCCGGCGTGATGCTGGCCTCCGGCGACCCGGTCGGCGACGTCGAGGCCTGGCCGGGCGCGATCAAGGTGTTCATGGCCGAGGCCCGCGAGCACGCCTGGGTGCCGGCCGTGATGGGCTGCAGTGAAGTCGGCGGCGAGGTCTGGACCCGCGAGGCGGGCCTGGACGCGCTGGAGCTGGGCGACGAGGCGATCGTCGACACCGCCACCTTCTCGCTCGCCGGCCGGGCCATGCGCAACGTCCGCCAGATGGTCAAGCGGATCGAGCGCAACGGCTACTCCTGCAAGGTGCGCCGGGTCTCCGAGCTCACCGCGCAGGAGAAGTACCGGATCGCCGACGCCGCCGCCCGCTGGCGCGGCACGGACACCGAGCGCGGCTTCTCGATGGCGCTGGGCCGCTTCGGCGACCCGCTGGACGACGGCTGCGTGGTCGTCACCGCCCACAAGGACCCGGAGGAGGGCGAGAGCGGCGACGACCTGAAGGCCGTGCTGCACTTCGTGCCCTGGGGGCCCGACGGCATCTCGCTGGAGCTGATGCGCCGCGACCGCGCCGCCGACCCGGGCCTGAACGAGCTGCTGATCGTCGCCGCCCTGCAGGCGGTGCCGGCGATGGGCATCCGCCGGGTGTCGCTCAACTTCGCGATGTTCCGCTCGGCGCTGGCCCGCGGCGAGCGGATCGGGGCCGGACCGGTGCTGCGCGCCTGGCGCGGGCTGCTGGTGTTCCTGTCGCGCTGGTTCCAGATCGAGTCGCTGTACAAGTTCAACGCCAAGTTCCAGCCGGAGTGGGAGCCGCGCTTCCTGGTCTTCCCGAACACCCGGGACCTGCCGCGGATCGGCTTCGCCGCGATGCAGGCGGAGGCCTTCATCACCCTCGGCATGCCGCGCTTGGGCCGCAAGCGCCAGCGCGAGGGGCTGATGCCGGTCCCGTCCTCCGGCGAGGTCACCGAGGCCGCCTGA